The Gemmatimonadota bacterium genome includes a window with the following:
- a CDS encoding insulinase family protein, producing the protein MARPAAGIRMVGFKAAGALFLTGVATATIAGPARAQATEDLRTDGVRRELEVRRIVLDNGMRVLALPRPGAPVVSLVVRFAVGGVNERPGTTGAAHFLEHLLFRGTEKTGTEDWEAERALYPLMDAAHDSVVAARVRGDGAEMERLLARISALEDSARVFTDPGEFDRILRRAGARGLNATTSNDATTYFVDLPSHRLREWFELEADRMANPVLRGFYSERKVVIEERKLRVEGDPGGALVEAHLAAAFSVHPYRHPVVGYMTDLENLSREEVAAYHRSYYGARNAVTVIVGDVDPDEIEALARRHFGPLPAGDPPPPITAKEPEQRGERRVELVFDVEPRLRIGWKVPAATHHDTPALELLATLLTGGRSSRLHRRLILEDRIAASVSASLQPGSAFPRLLVLDAVPLGPTTTAQVEEAVYAEVERLASEGPTEVELARVGNQVRAGAVRGLVSNFGLALRLAENEALFGDWRAMLGHPERLRAVTADDVRHVARKYLVREGRTVATVVRGEGPIS; encoded by the coding sequence GTGGCGAGACCCGCCGCCGGTATTCGCATGGTAGGGTTCAAGGCCGCAGGCGCACTCTTCCTCACCGGCGTCGCCACGGCAACCATAGCAGGGCCGGCGCGGGCGCAGGCGACCGAAGATCTCCGGACCGACGGAGTCCGACGGGAGCTCGAAGTCAGGCGCATAGTCCTAGACAACGGCATGAGGGTGCTCGCGCTCCCCCGCCCGGGCGCTCCCGTGGTCTCGCTAGTGGTCCGTTTCGCGGTGGGCGGCGTGAACGAACGTCCGGGAACCACCGGAGCGGCCCACTTCCTGGAACACCTGCTTTTCCGGGGAACCGAGAAAACGGGAACCGAAGACTGGGAAGCGGAGCGTGCGCTCTACCCCCTCATGGACGCCGCGCACGACTCGGTCGTCGCCGCGCGGGTCCGAGGAGACGGCGCCGAAATGGAACGGCTGCTGGCTCGCATATCCGCCTTGGAAGACAGCGCCCGCGTTTTCACCGACCCCGGCGAATTCGATCGCATCCTCAGACGGGCCGGCGCCAGGGGTTTGAACGCGACCACGTCCAACGACGCGACCACATACTTCGTCGACCTGCCTTCCCACCGGCTCCGAGAGTGGTTCGAGCTCGAAGCCGACCGAATGGCCAACCCGGTGCTCCGCGGCTTCTATTCCGAGCGCAAGGTCGTGATCGAGGAGCGGAAGCTCCGGGTGGAGGGGGATCCCGGCGGGGCTCTCGTGGAGGCTCACCTCGCCGCAGCCTTCAGCGTCCACCCGTACCGGCACCCGGTGGTCGGTTACATGACCGACCTCGAGAACCTGAGCCGCGAAGAGGTCGCCGCCTACCACCGCTCGTACTACGGCGCCCGCAACGCCGTGACGGTGATCGTGGGCGACGTGGATCCCGACGAGATCGAGGCCCTGGCTCGGCGCCACTTCGGCCCGCTCCCGGCCGGCGATCCTCCCCCTCCGATCACGGCGAAGGAACCTGAGCAGCGGGGAGAGCGACGGGTCGAACTCGTCTTCGACGTCGAACCGAGGCTGCGCATCGGATGGAAGGTCCCTGCGGCGACCCACCACGACACGCCCGCACTCGAACTCCTGGCGACACTTCTGACGGGTGGTCGCTCGTCCCGCCTTCACAGGCGTCTGATCCTCGAAGATCGGATCGCGGCGTCCGTCAGCGCTTCGCTTCAGCCCGGCTCCGCTTTCCCCAGGCTCCTGGTCCTCGACGCCGTTCCCCTCGGTCCGACCACGACAGCTCAGGTGGAGGAAGCCGTCTACGCGGAGGTGGAGAGGCTCGCCTCCGAAGGTCCGACCGAGGTCGAGCTCGCCAGAGTCGGAAACCAGGTCCGCGCCGGTGCGGTAAGGGGACTCGTGTCGAATTTCGGCCTGGCGCTGCGACTGGCTGAGAACGAAGCGCTCTTCGGGGACTGGCGGGCGATGCTGGGCCATCCGGAACGCCTGCGGGCGGTGACTGCGGACGACGTACGCCACGTCGCCAGGAAGTACCTGGTGCGGGAAGGCCGCACCGTCGCTACGGTAGTCCGCGGCGAAGGACCGATTTCGTGA
- a CDS encoding insulinase family protein: protein MNPSRRPDRRRPRGFGALSASRSGIALLGIVSTVQFGAIPAVLSGQTVVDFVPPEPERRVVEGVPVYLIQDNTLPLVTFYARLEGGYARFGRENYASGMALPALLRYGGVAGAPPDSIDRLIEHYALQTTFGGGGGAITSSVNTLSEYLNEAVELWGAMLADPGLDSTEVEIWRGRQLEQVRRRTDDPGTLAVSRFNRMIYGDHPIGWELTAADLSSDRLSRASVLEIARRVMCRDNLSLGVVGDVDWNTLRPLANTLVRRFEACADSVPPTPRPQVNRDAGVFVLHRAEAAQSVLILAHTTDVRLSDDSDYYSASIGNSVLGAGGFSSRLMSRLRSERGYAYSVSSLWTTPRDYEGLLGATTRTSPETAAAAARLIVETMNGLRLEPPTEMEVRTASDAIVNGFVFSFENPGQIISRTMFYEAQDLPSDWLSRYVRGVQRVTPETVHRAFLRHLRPGEMTTLVVGDTTRMDMAAFADLGPVTFLDAGEEGESSGSR from the coding sequence GTGAATCCCTCTCGCCGTCCGGATCGTCGTCGTCCGAGAGGTTTCGGCGCGCTCTCTGCGAGCCGGTCCGGTATCGCCCTCCTCGGGATCGTCTCGACGGTCCAGTTCGGGGCGATCCCGGCGGTACTCTCGGGTCAGACGGTCGTCGACTTCGTGCCGCCCGAGCCCGAACGTCGGGTCGTCGAAGGTGTGCCCGTGTACCTGATCCAAGACAACACGCTTCCCCTGGTGACCTTCTACGCCCGGCTGGAGGGCGGATACGCGCGGTTCGGAAGAGAGAACTACGCCTCCGGGATGGCGCTCCCCGCTCTCCTGCGCTACGGCGGAGTTGCCGGCGCACCCCCCGACTCCATCGACCGGCTCATCGAGCACTACGCTCTCCAGACCACGTTTGGCGGGGGCGGCGGCGCCATCACCTCCAGCGTCAACACCCTGAGCGAGTACCTGAACGAAGCCGTCGAGCTCTGGGGCGCCATGCTCGCCGATCCGGGGCTCGACTCGACCGAGGTCGAGATATGGCGGGGGCGCCAGCTGGAACAGGTCCGCCGTCGCACCGACGATCCCGGCACGCTGGCGGTCTCCAGATTCAACCGCATGATCTATGGAGACCATCCCATCGGCTGGGAGCTGACCGCCGCCGATCTCTCCTCCGACCGACTCTCGCGAGCCTCCGTCCTGGAGATCGCCCGGAGGGTGATGTGTCGCGACAATCTCTCGCTGGGGGTCGTGGGCGACGTGGACTGGAACACGCTTCGCCCGCTCGCGAACACGCTGGTTCGGCGCTTCGAGGCTTGCGCCGATTCGGTACCGCCGACGCCTCGCCCGCAGGTGAACCGCGACGCCGGAGTCTTCGTTCTTCACCGAGCGGAGGCCGCGCAGAGCGTACTCATCCTCGCCCACACGACCGACGTGCGCCTAAGTGACGACTCCGACTACTACTCGGCGTCCATCGGCAACTCGGTCTTGGGAGCGGGAGGATTTTCGAGCCGGCTCATGTCGCGGCTCCGGAGCGAACGCGGCTACGCGTATTCGGTCTCCTCGCTGTGGACGACTCCTCGCGATTACGAGGGACTGCTGGGCGCAACCACGCGAACCAGTCCGGAAACCGCCGCGGCCGCCGCCCGGCTCATCGTCGAGACCATGAACGGACTGAGGCTGGAACCGCCTACCGAGATGGAGGTTCGGACGGCCTCCGACGCCATCGTCAACGGATTCGTCTTTTCGTTCGAGAATCCCGGACAGATCATTTCGCGCACCATGTTCTACGAGGCTCAGGACCTTCCGTCCGACTGGTTGTCCCGCTACGTGCGGGGCGTCCAGCGCGTTACCCCGGAAACCGTGCACCGGGCCTTCCTGCGCCACCTCAGACCTGGCGAGATGACCACGCTGGTCGTTGGGGACACG